One genomic segment of Myxococcales bacterium includes these proteins:
- a CDS encoding acyl-CoA dehydrogenase family protein: MPDFFDLARHLSPEERSIQESVRRFVDARVLPSIGEHFEKGTFPTELISEIAGLGLLGCNLQGYGCAGLSETAYGLAMQELERGDSGVRSFASVQGSLVMYPIHTFGSEAQKERYLPKMAKGEIIGCFGLTEPDHGSNPAGMRTVAIDDGAHWVLNGTKRWITNGNVAQVALVWAKVGGPEGLVRGFLVPTETKGFEARLIHKKMSLRASVTSELILEDVRVPKDAVLPNVVGMKGPLSCLTSARFGIAWGVIGAMHACFDSALDYAKHRVQFAGKPIASHQLVQAKFAEMLTQITSAQLMALEATRLKEQKQLRPQHVSMIKRNNVRAALEIARTCRDILGGNGITLEYPVMRHLCNLETVSTYEGTHDVHTLILGQDVTGISAFE, from the coding sequence ATGCCCGACTTCTTCGACCTCGCGAGGCACCTGTCCCCCGAAGAGCGCTCCATCCAGGAGAGCGTGCGTCGCTTCGTCGACGCTCGCGTCCTGCCGAGCATCGGTGAGCACTTCGAGAAGGGAACGTTCCCCACCGAGCTCATCAGCGAGATCGCCGGCCTCGGTCTACTTGGGTGCAATCTACAGGGCTACGGCTGCGCCGGTCTGTCGGAGACCGCGTACGGCCTCGCGATGCAGGAGCTGGAGCGCGGCGACTCAGGCGTCCGCAGCTTCGCGAGCGTGCAGGGCAGCTTGGTCATGTACCCCATTCACACCTTTGGCTCGGAGGCGCAAAAGGAGCGTTACCTGCCGAAGATGGCGAAGGGCGAGATCATCGGCTGCTTCGGCCTCACGGAGCCGGATCACGGTTCGAACCCGGCGGGCATGCGCACCGTTGCCATCGACGACGGCGCCCACTGGGTCCTGAACGGCACCAAGCGGTGGATCACCAACGGCAACGTGGCCCAAGTCGCGCTCGTCTGGGCCAAGGTCGGCGGCCCCGAGGGTCTGGTCCGCGGATTCTTGGTCCCCACAGAGACGAAGGGGTTCGAAGCGCGCCTCATTCACAAGAAGATGAGCCTCCGCGCCAGCGTCACCAGCGAGCTCATCCTCGAGGACGTCCGCGTCCCGAAAGACGCCGTGCTCCCCAACGTCGTCGGCATGAAGGGCCCGCTCTCATGCCTCACGTCGGCGCGCTTCGGCATTGCGTGGGGCGTCATCGGCGCGATGCACGCGTGTTTTGATTCGGCCCTCGACTACGCGAAGCACCGCGTTCAGTTCGCCGGCAAGCCCATCGCGTCGCACCAGCTCGTGCAGGCAAAGTTCGCCGAGATGCTGACGCAGATCACCTCGGCGCAGCTCATGGCCCTCGAGGCGACGCGGCTCAAGGAGCAGAAGCAGCTCCGGCCGCAACACGTGAGCATGATCAAGCGCAACAACGTGCGCGCAGCCCTCGAGATCGCGCGAACGTGCCGCGACATCCTCGGTGGCAACGGCATCACGCTCGAGTACCCGGTGATGCGCCACCTCTGCAACCTCGAGACGGTCTCCACCTACGAGGGGACCCACGACGTGCACACGTTGATCTTGGGGCAAGACGTGACCGGGATCAGCGCCTTCGAGTGA